Genomic window (Chloroflexaceae bacterium):
CTTTGTCTTCGGGAATGGCTCGAATGACCCGCTCGGCGTTGCCTGAGGTGCAACAGTAGTCGCTCTCGGCCTTGACCTCCGCAGTCGTATTGACGTAGCTCACCACCACCGCGCCGGGATGCTCGGCCTTCCAGGCGCGCAGTTGCTCGGCGGTGATCGAGGCCGCCAGCGAACACCCCGCCTCGGGGTCGGGGATCAGCACGGTCTTCTCCGGCGAGAGGATGGCGGCGGTTTCGGCCATAAAATGCACGCCGCAGACGACCAGCACGGGGGCGTCGCTGCGGGCGGCAAACTGGGCCATGCCCAGCGAATCGCCGACATAATCCGCCAGATCCTGGATCTCGCCGTACTCGTAGTTATGGGCCAGGATCACCGCATTGCGCCGGGCGCGCAGGGCATTGATCTCCTCGACCAGGGCCGCGGCTTCCTCCGGGGCGGTGTGGGTGAGCGCCATGCTCATAGACAACCTCCTCTATAACCCAGAGTTAACGCAGGGTTATTAGTGTAAAAATAACACTAAATGCGTCCGGTAAAGAGGCCGAGCGACCGGATTTGTGTCTTTTTGACACTAACTTTGCCTGGAAAAAAAGTGGCCGCTCGGCCTGTTGTGAAATTGACACTTAGTATACGACGCAGGTCAGGAGTTGTCAATAGCGGTTTCGTGTTCCAACACGGCTCTTGCAACCTCTCTGCGGCAGTGCCCGGACCCCGGGTTTTTCGGCGGGTTTGGCCGCGCAGCCGCCAACACTAAGAAAAAATGGGGTTTGCGCCAGCCCTGGCGCGCCACCCGGGCCTGCGCCATTTCCTCGGGTCAGGTCCCGACCCGACCTGCGGGTTTCTGGACGGCGTTGGCGACGCCGCCGACATTATTGTGATGGGGCGGCTACGCCGCCCTGTGACCCGCCGACGTTGCATCAACTCTGCGTGCCGCCCGCGCCCCCAGGAGGTGACGGCGGTGCGAACCACGGCCTACTCCTGATCAGGATCGATTCCCAACGCCCGCAGGCGCGCAGCCAGACGCTCGGCGCGCTGGCGCTCCGCCTCCGCCCGCTCCCGCTCCGCCTCCGCCCGCTCCCGCTCCGCTTCCATCTGGGCCTGAAGTTCTACGAAGCTCAGGAACGGGCGCCCGTCGGGCAGATACATCCGCACCTCGTCGCCTTCGCGGGCGAAGCGCACCCCCAGGCGCGGACTGACCCAGCCGTCAATGTCGGGTATGACCCTCAACCGCTCCTCTCTGCGCTGCCAGCCGGTCAGATCCCCGCTCTCCGGGTCGTAGAGATAGTATTCCTCGACTCCGTACTGGTCGTAGAACTCAAACCCGGCGGCGATCTCCGCCAGTCTGTTTCCCGGTGACAGCACCTCGAAGACCACATGGGGCGCGACCCCCTCCTCCTCCTACTGGCGATAGGAGCCACGATCGCCCCTGGGACGCCCGAAGACGACCATTGCGTCCGGCGCGCGGCGAATGTCGGGACGTCCTTCAACCGGATACCAGAGCAGGTCGCCGGCGACGAACACGTCGGGACGATTACGGAACAGGCCCTCGAGGTTGCCCTGGATGGTGACAATGGCGCGAAACTGTTTTGTATTGTCCAACATGGGTTGACCGTCGCTGTCGGGGTAGACTACTGGCGCCGCGGCTACGGTCGTGCTGCTCATGGCTCACCTCGTCGCTGGTGGTTCGACCAACTGATGGATTGCATTTCCGTGAAAAAGCCTTCGGCGTACCCACAAAGCTATGCGCAACCCTCGGGGTTGCGCTACGTTGCAGGCAGGCGCACGGGAGAACAGGGCCCCCGTGCGCCAACCGGCAGTCACCCGGCTTCGCCAGCCCAGCGCTCGATGATCGTGGTAATGCCCATGCCTCCGCCGACACAGAGGGCCGCCAGGCCATAGCGCCCGCCGCGGCGCTCCAACTCGTCGAGCAGGGTTCCGAGGATCATGGCCCCGGTCGCCCCCAGGGGATGCCCCAGGGCAATCGCTCCGCCATTGACGTTGATCCGTTCGGGACCCACGCCGGTCTCGCGCTGAAAGTGCAGCACCACCGCGGCGAAGGCCTCGTTGATCTCGAACAGGTCAATGTCGTCGAAGCCGAGGCCAGCGCGTTCAAGAGCCAGGCGCGCCGCGGGGGCCGGGCCGGTCAACATAATCGTCGGCTCACTGCCGACGACGGCGGCGGAGACGATGCGCGCCCGCGGCGTGAGGCCCAGGGCGCGCCCGCGCGCCTCGCTGCCCACCAGGACGAGGGCTGCGCCGTCCACGATGCCCGAGGAGGTGCCGGCGGTGTGCAGATGCTCGATGCGCGTAAGTTGCGGGTAGCGCCGCAGGGCCACGGCGTCGAAGCCCGAGGCGCCGAGTTGGGCAAAGGCCGGCGGCAGCTTCGCCAGGGTCTCCAGTGTGGTGTCGGGGCGGATATGCTCATCTTCGGCGAGGAGCACCTGGCCGCCGGGGTCGCGCACGGGCACGATCGAGCGAGCGAAGCGCCCCGCGGCGCGGGCGGCGGCGGCGCGTCGCTGCGACTCGACGGCGAAGGCGTCAAGCTCCTCGCGG
Coding sequences:
- a CDS encoding acetyl-CoA C-acetyltransferase, which codes for MPDAFIFDAIRTPRGRGRAGGGLAGVKPVHLLTSLLRELPRRTGLDPAAIEDVILGCVTPVGEQGANIARTAALAAGWDERVPGMQLNRFCASGLEAVNLAAAMVRSGWEHLVLAGGVESMSRVPMGSDGGALMDDPEISQAVGFVPQGIGADLLATLDGFSREELDAFAVESQRRAAAARAAGRFARSIVPVRDPGGQVLLAEDEHIRPDTTLETLAKLPPAFAQLGASGFDAVALRRYPQLTRIEHLHTAGTSSGIVDGAALVLVGSEARGRALGLTPRARIVSAAVVGSEPTIMLTGPAPAARLALERAGLGFDDIDLFEINEAFAAVVLHFQRETGVGPERINVNGGAIALGHPLGATGAMILGTLLDELERRGGRYGLAALCVGGGMGITTIIERWAGEAG